Proteins from a single region of Octopus sinensis unplaced genomic scaffold, ASM634580v1 Contig00610, whole genome shotgun sequence:
- the LOC115226948 gene encoding uncharacterized protein LOC115226948: protein MYDHHQMAARLSQYGGHGNDSRTLWSKQEQQQQQHQQHQSHYVQQQTRPQLQQSVRDSSSYQPMKRDDFDHRPVSVTSHTSSETEDSQNRDSLTTVLLPSSPLASSGKPGRRDQVSIDLSSLPDINSERARFRTLEESRRQIFTKRFPSAPYKPIKPLTRKPFCLTFWSSLLFFFAALLTFFPFYAIIFAFFPICVFLKMVLATCCCCCQDSHACTCCCATHLTTHEKMWLRSPPLNSAVIQCLLVVEHGLDTPTIKDLLYTRLIIAEKRRNQATFPRLVQKVVPFCTGYAWVYDEDFNLENHIHTLSDFIHTEEELQDFVSEMASKELNMNHPLWEVQIIHNFGPSRDTLILFRIHPCMSDSTSLVRVFLKAFVDNQPNLSPTRHLPKGRMCMNYIGGIFTGPLVFLQKWLCTKSDLNLLHGNHVHLSGRKIVAWSQPFSLSVATRVKQIARCTLNDLFMSLVAGGLRSYLQQNGIENPFNLKCIIPVNMQVCTNNMSNHYVFINSTIPTNTEGAIPRLWHVKCSMAKFKKSSEYLVLNGAMWLSSCMLPESWHDRVWSTINNHCTCLISNMAGPENVLTLDTKVIRSIMYWMPTPDQVPIAISFFTYAEQIRMAVIGDRSVLPNPEFLTKYFVFQVSSNF from the coding sequence ATGTATGACCACCACCAGATGGCAGCACGCCTATCACAATATGGTGGCCATGGCAATGATTCCCGCACCCTTTGGTCaaaacaagagcagcagcaacagcagcatcagcagcatcagtCACATTATGTGCAGCAGCAAACTCGACCACAGCTGCAGCAGAGTGTGCGCGACTCTTCGTCATACCAACCCATGAAACGAGATGACTTTGACCATCGGCCCGTCTCCGTCACAAGTCATACATCTAGTGAAACTGAAGACTCCCAAAACCGAGACAGTCTGACCACTGTTCTCTTACCCTCGTCACCGCTGGCATCCTCAGGTAAACCTGGAAGAAGGGACCAGGTATCGATTGATCTCTCCTCCTTACCAGACATAAACTCTGAACGTGCTCGCTTTCGTACCCTTGAAGAAAGTCGACGACAGATCTTTACAAAACGATTCCCGAGTGCTCCTTACAAACCCATCAAACCCCTCACACGCAAACCATTCTGCCTCACATTCTGGAGCagtctccttttcttctttgctgCTCTCCTCACTTTTTTTCCATTCTATGCCATCATCTTTGCCTTCTTTCCCATCTGTGTTTTTCTCAAGATGGTACTCGCtacatgttgctgctgttgccaaGACTCTCATGCATGCACATGCTGTTGTGCAACACATCTGACAACGCATGAAAAAATGTGGCTACGATCGCCACCGCTGAACAGCGCTGTGATCCAGTGCCTTCTCGTGGTCGAGCATGGTCTGGACACGCCCACAATCAAGGATCTTCTCTACACACGGTTAATTATTGCTGAAAAACGGCGCAACCAAGCCACCTTTCCACGTCTTGTGCAGAAGGTGGTTCCATTCTGCACTGGATATGCATGGGTCTACGATGAAGACTTCAACCTAGAAAACCACATTCATACTTTATCGGACTTCATACATACTGAGGAAGAGTTACAGGACTTTGTGTCGGAAATGGCCAGCAAAGAACTAAACATGAATCATCCGTTGTGGGAGGTGCAAATTATCCATAATTTTGGACCGAGCAGAGACACCCTAATCCTGTTTCGGATCCACCCTTGTATGTCTGATAGCACAAGTCTTGTTAGAGTTTTTTTGAAGGCTTTTGTTGATAATCAACCTAACCTTAGTCCCACTCGCCACCTGCCCAAGGGTAGGATGTGCATGAACTATATTGGTGGAATTTTCACAGGTCCACTGGTGTTTTTACAGAAATGGCTCTGTACAAAATCAGATCTAAATCTATTGCATGGCAACCATGTTCATTTGTCGGGTCGCAAAATCGTGGCCTGGTCCCAACCTTTTAGTCTCTCTGTAGCTACCCGTGTGAAACAGATTGCTCGATGCACACTCAATGATCTCTTTATGTCGCTGGTGGCAGGAGGGTTACGGTCCTACCTGCAGCAGAACGGTATCGAGAACCCGTTTAACCTGAAGTGCATCATTCCAGTGAACATGCAGGTGTGCACCAACAACATGAGCAATCATTACGTGTTTATAAACAGCACAATTCCAACAAACACTGAAGGTGCAATTCCCCGCTTGTGGCATGTTAAGTGCAGCATGGCAAAATTTAAAAAGTCATCTGAGTACCTTGTGTTGAATGGTGCCATGTGGTTAAGTAGTTGTATGTTGCCAGAAAGCTGGCATGATCGCGTCTGGTCAACGATTAATAATCACTGTACATGCCTCATCTCAAACATGGCAGGGCCTGAGAATGTGCTCACACTTGACACGAAGGTCATACGTAGCATCATGTACTGGATGCCGACGCCTGACCAAGTGCCCATCGCAATATCATTCTTCACCTACGCTGAACAGATACGTATGGCTGTGATAGGGGATCGTTCTGTGCTTCCTAACCCAGAATTCCTcaccaaatattttgtgtttcagGTGAgtagcaatttt